The Candidatus Binatia bacterium sequence TCCCCGCCCCGAACCATCCCTTTGAGCTCGTTGGACGCCTTGAAGACGGGCACCAGCTTCGCCGGTACCATGACCTCGGCGCCGCTTCGTGGGTTGCGCGCTTTTCGCGCCTTGCGTTCGCGCACCTTGAAGGTGCCAAAACCGCGAATCTCGATGTGCTTCCCTTCGCTGAGGGCCCGCGAGATCGCGTTCAGCAGCTGATCGACGATCGTGGCCGTCTCGCTCTTGGAAATCTTGGTGCGACCCGAAATCTCGTCGACCAGGTCGGCTTTGGTCATGGGAAATCCTCCCTCGAGGCGCCGGCCCACTGGCCGGCCAGCGCGTCGCAATCTAGCATCTGCCCTTCGGCGCGTCAATTACCGGAGGCGGTACTCCAGGCGAGGTCCGCGGGAGGAGAGTCCCGTGACCTGGTTCATCTTGTTGTCGAGGAAGTCCCAGAACGAGACCCGGCGGCGCTCCTTCCGGACCACGACCGGCTGTCCGCTGATCCCGGCCATCTGGCCGGCGAGCTGGACGGCGTCGTCCAGGTCCCCCAGCCGGTCCACGAAGCCGTATTCCTGCGCCTGGTCGCCGCTGAAGATGCGCCCGTCGGCGTACGGCAGGACGTCCTCGCGCGCGAGGCTCCGACCCTCGACGATCGCGTCCACGAACTGGTCGTAGACGTTGGAGAGCACCCCCTCGAGGAGCTTCCGCTCCTCGTCGGTCATCGGCCGCCACATGGAGCCGATGTCCTTGAACTTGCCCGTCTTGATCGTCTCGAAGCGGATCCCGACCTTCCGGAACAGATCCTCGGTGTTCGGGAAGCTCATGATCACGCCGATGCTGCCCGTCAGGGTCCCGGCGTTCGCCACGATCGAATCGGCGGCGCAGGCGACGTAGTAGGCGCCCGAGGCGGCCACGCCGCCCATCGAGGCGATGACCGGCTTCTTCCCCTCGTCGTGCACCCGCTTCACCGCCTCGTAGATCTCCTGGGAAGCGGCCACGCCGCCGCCCGGGCTGTCGAGCCGGATGACCACGGCGCGCACGCTGGAGTCGCGCTGCATCCGGTCCAGTTGGTCCACGATCGGCTCGGCGTCGTCGATCTCGCCGACGATCTCCACGAGTCCGACCCGGCCGGAGAGCGGCGAGAGCGCCAGCTTGTCCCCGGTCAGCGCCAGGTTCACCACCATGAACGCGAGCCCGATGATGATGACGGTTCCCGCGAGCAGCAGGGCACAGCCGAGGACCCAGCGGTTTCGCGCCACGACGTTCTCCAGGGTGAGCGGCGGATGGTAAACCGCGTCACCCTACCAGAATCGCCGATCCGATTCCAATGCAGGAAGGCGCGCGGCC is a genomic window containing:
- the sppA gene encoding signal peptide peptidase SppA — its product is MARNRWVLGCALLLAGTVIIIGLAFMVVNLALTGDKLALSPLSGRVGLVEIVGEIDDAEPIVDQLDRMQRDSSVRAVVIRLDSPGGGVAASQEIYEAVKRVHDEGKKPVIASMGGVAASGAYYVACAADSIVANAGTLTGSIGVIMSFPNTEDLFRKVGIRFETIKTGKFKDIGSMWRPMTDEERKLLEGVLSNVYDQFVDAIVEGRSLAREDVLPYADGRIFSGDQAQEYGFVDRLGDLDDAVQLAGQMAGISGQPVVVRKERRRVSFWDFLDNKMNQVTGLSSRGPRLEYRLR
- a CDS encoding HU family DNA-binding protein; its protein translation is MTKADLVDEISGRTKISKSETATIVDQLLNAISRALSEGKHIEIRGFGTFKVRERKARKARNPRSGAEVMVPAKLVPVFKASNELKGMVRGGD